Proteins encoded together in one Primulina huaijiensis isolate GDHJ02 unplaced genomic scaffold, ASM1229523v2 scaffold43369, whole genome shotgun sequence window:
- the LOC140970166 gene encoding pentatricopeptide repeat-containing protein At4g39952, mitochondrial produces MLNGPYPILQKTFRLFSCDKISKFPKLCECLYSSYVDAGSTCLEKHINPFLSREITDFSTLGSTHAYIITTGRAQNMFIASKLIACYASVKQPHSAAKVFDHLCFKDPFLWNSIIKAHFSNGNYFHALGFFSKMQLSGTMANQFTIPMVISACAELELFFIGASVHGMVSKANLFYQNSAIGSSFVYMYSKCGSVRDAFLVFDDIPVKDVVAWTALVIGYVQNGEGEKGLECLCKMHGVGGYGERPNFRTLEGGFQACGDMNALLEGRCLHGLALKSGIVSSTVIQSTILSMYSKCGSIEDAHVAFREVACKDLFSWTSMICVHARAGSIEECFRIFMRMQASGVSPDGKLLSCLLCGFSNTMKVSEGKAFHGFVLRKNYEVDSIVDSALVSMYCKFGLVALAEKIFDRGHDQGNDSWNLMIVGYEKAGLEMSCIKLFSEMQHRGIGSDLNSLISVIYSCSRLKSIHLGQSIHCHIIKILMFENIAVVNSLISMYGKCGKLTMAFTLFNLSHKDITSWNSLISSYIQNENFSEALILFDKMISGGQEPNIATIVTLLSACGRVAAAEKGREIHKYINQKGFECNTTIATALVDMYSKCGNMKMAREIFDSMNERDVISWNVMISCYGIHGMGKSAIEIFDQMEQSNIRPNELSFLAVLSACAHSGLAYEGKALFHKMKEHNLIPTLKHFACMVDLLGRSGNLEEAEALILSMPIAPDGVIWGSLLTACKLHNNTDMGIRIAKQATKTDPENDGYYVLISDLYSSLGMWKEVERARLLIKDKGLRKSLGWSTL; encoded by the coding sequence ATGTTGAATGGTCCATATCCAATTTTGCAAAAGACGTTCCGATTGTTCAGCTGTGACAAAATATCCAAATTCCCAAAGCTATGTGAATGTCTCTATTCATCTTACGTTGATGCGGGATCCACTTGCCTTGAAAAACACATCAATCCTTTCCTGTCTCGTGAAATAACTGATTTCAGCACACTTGGCTCTACTCATGCCTACATTATCACAACAGGACGTGCACAGAATATGTTCATAGCTTCAAAGCTGATAGCATGTTATGCTTCGGTTAAACAGCCCCATTCTGCTGCTAAAGTCTTTGATCACTTATGTTTCAAGGATCCTTTTCTATGGAACTCCATTATCAAAGCCCATTTCTCTAATGGAAATTATTTCCATGCCCTTGGGTTCTTCTCAAAGATGCAACTTTCCGGGACAATGGCCAATCAATTTACCATTCCAATGGTTATTTCGGCCTGTGCAGAACTTGAGTTGTTTTTTATTGGCGCGAGTGTTCATGGAATGGTGTCAAAAGCGAATCTTTTTTATCAAAACTCTGCAATTGGGTCTTCATTTGTTTATATGTATTCGAAATGCGGATCTGTTAGAGATGCTTTTCTTGTGTTTGATGATATTCCTGTGAAAGATGTCGTTGCTTGGACTGCACTAGTGATTGGGTACGTGCAGAATGGAGAGGGTGAGAAGGGTTTAGAGTGTCTTTGTAAGATGCACGGGGTTGGTGGCTATGGCGAGAGACCGAATTTTCGGACGTTAGAAGGAGGTTTCCAAGCTTGTGGGGATATGAATGCATTGTTGGAAGGTAGGTGCCTACATGGATTGGCTCTGAAATCTGGAATAGTTTCCTCAACTGTCATTCAATCTACCATTTTGTCGATGTATTCAAAATGCGGAAGCATTGAGGATGCACATGTTGCATTCCGTGAAGTTGCCTGTAAAGATTTATTTTCATGGACATCAATGATTTGTGTGCATGCAAGAGCGGGGTCCATTGAAGAATGCTTTCGGATATTTATGAGAATGCAGGCAAGCGGGGTATCTCCAGATGGGAAGTTACTTAGTTGCTTGCTTTGTGGTTTCTCTAATACCATGAAGGTATCAGAAGGAAAGGCCTTTCATGGTTTTGTCTTGAGGAAAAACTATGAAGTTGATTCCATTGTTGACAGTGCATTAGTATCAATGTATTGTAAGTTTGGACTCGTGGCACTGGCAGAGAAGATCTTTGATAGAGGTCATGATCAGGGAAATGACTCTTGGAACTTGATGATAGTTGGTTATGAAAAGGCGGGATTAGAAATGAGCTGCATAAAGTTGTTTAGTGAAATGCAGCACCGAGGAATTGGATCTGATTTGAATAGTCTAATATCTGTGATTTATTCTTGCTCTAGATTGAAGTCCATCCATTTGGGCCAATCTATTCATTGCCAtatcattaaaattttgatgtttGAGAATATCGCAGTTGTAAATTCACTTATTAGCATGTATGGGAAATGTGGAAAACTAACTATGGCTTTTACATTATTCAACCTATCACACAAGGATATCACCTCATGGAATAGTTTGATCTCATCTTACATTCAGAATGAAAATTTTTCAGAGGCTTTAATTCTTTTTGACAAAATGATTTCAGGAGGCCAGGAGCCTAATATAGCAACAATAGTAACTTTGTTATCTGCTTGTGGCCGGGTTGCAGCAGCAGAAAAAGGAAGAGAAATACATAAATACATTAATCAAAAAGGATTTGAGTGCAATACAACTATTGCAACGGcgttggttgatatgtattccAAATGTGGGAATATGAAAATGGCAAGAGAAATCTTTGATTCGATGAATGAGAGAGATGTTATTTCGTGGAATGTGATGATATCCTGTTATGGAATTCATGGAATGGGGAAATCTGCGATTGAGATTTTCGATCAGATGGAACAGTCAAATATTAGACCAAATGAGCTCTCATTTCTGGCAGTTCTTTCCGCTTGTGCTCATTCCGGATTGGCTTATGAAGGAAAGGCTCTATTTCACAAAATGAAAGAACATAACCTCATACCAACCCTGAAGCACTTCGCCTGCATGGTAGATCTTCTTGGACGTTCGGGTAATTTGGAGGAGGCTGAAGCTCTCATTTTATCAATGCCCATCGCTCCAGATGGAGTCATATGGGGTTCTCTATTGACTGCTTGCAAACTGCACAATAATACAGATATGGGTATAAGGATAGCAAAGCAAGCGACTAAAACTGACCCAGAAAATGATGGGTATTACGTACTAATCTCAGACTTATATAGCTCTTTAGGGATGTGGAAAGAGGTGGAAAGAGCAAGATTGTTGATCAAGGATAAAGGGTTGAGAAAGTCGCTAGGTTGGAGTACTTTATAA
- the LOC140970157 gene encoding uncharacterized protein isoform X2 → MIDQLQLRLQQERSMRGVLERAMGRASSTLSPGHHHFAAQTKELIAEIELLEEEVAKREHHVLSLYRGVFEHVSRSASEHNSVVTSPAHVKSESRKHPSIISSAFCSSKKFPLRNFHSLATINDSGKRSLLQSKTRHISLLNTKESMHFEKSFSIKVPTTSKNYAPRMLKDHLYQCPSKLAEEMVRCMTAVYCLLRSTSASEEQNQSHPSSKSSIGAILPQWSGGEGKDWSTKSTVEIPWISKDKSRFSRASYAISNYRVLVEQLEKVNVRKMDANAQVAFWINLYNSLVMHAYLAFGVPHNSLRRLALFHKAAYNVGGHVISANMIEQSIFCYRTPRIGQWLETVLSTALWKKSGEERKIIWSKYRIQDLQPLVCFALCTGASSDPMLNVYTAPNIKVELEAAKREFLQANIVVEKSKKILLPKLVEKYAKEVCVPFDEILPWITENVDKKLSDSIKRCCDDRPNKRASKKIKWLPYNSRFRYVLSKELTEQPWWA, encoded by the exons ATG ATCGACCAATTACAACTACGCCTGCAGCAGGAGAGGTCTATGCGTGGGGTTCTTGAGAGGGCAATGGGAAGAGCTTCTAGTACATTATCTCCTGGGCATCATCATTTTGCTGCTCAG ACAAAAGAGTTGATAGCTGAAATAGAATTGCTCGAAGAAGAGGTTGCAAAGCGCGAACACCACGTCCTCTCTCTCTACAGGGGCGTATTTGAACACGTTAGTCGGTCGGCTTCAGAGCATAACTCTGTTGTTACCTCTCCTGCACATGTAAAGAGTGAATCAAGGAAACATCCAAGTATCATTTCAAGTGCCTTCTGCTCCTCaaaaaaattccctttaagAAATTTCCACTCTCTGGCTACCATAAATGATTCAGGAAAAAGAAGTTTGTTGCAGTCAAAAACAAGGCATATTTCACTACTTAATACAAAAGAGAGCATGCATTTCGAGAAAAGTTTTTCGATCAAG GTACCGACCACAAGTAAAAATTATGCACCGCGAATGCTAAAAGATCACCTCTACCAATGCCCCAGTAAGTTGGCAGAGGAAATGGTTAGGTGCATGACGGCTGTTTACTGCTTGCTTCGAAGTACATCAGCTAGCGAAGAACAAAACCAATCTCATCCATCATCGAAGTCATCTATTGGTGCTATACTTCCACAATGGAGTGGTGGAGAAGGGAAAGATTGGTCAACCAAATCAACAGTTGAAATACCTTGGATATCAAAAGATAAGAGTCGTTTCTCTCGAGCATCATATGCCATCAGCAATTACAG AGTTCTGGTGGAACAGCTTGAAAAAGTTAATGTGCGGAAGATGGATGCCAATGCTCAAGTAGCATTTTGGATCAACTTATACAATTCCTTGGTTATGCAT GCATATTTGGCTTTTGGGGTACCTCACAACTCGCTCAGAAGGTTAGCATTGTTTCACAAG GCCGCTTATAATGTTGGTGGTCATGTGATCAGCGCAAATATGATTGAGCAGTCAATATTTTGTTATCGGACACCTCGAATAGGACAG TGGTTGGAGACTGTTTTATCAACTGCTTTGTGGAAAAAATCTggagaggaaagaaaaattATCTGGTCAAAATACAGGATTCAAGATTTGCAACCACTCGTTTGTTTTGCACTGTGTACAGGAGCTTCTTCTGATCCCATG TTGAACGTTTATACGGCACCCAATATCAAAGTAGAGTTGGAAGCGGCAAAAAGAGAGTTCCTTCAAGCCAATATAGTAGTAGAGAAGTCCAAAAAGATACTTCTGCCCAAACTCGTCGAAAAGTATGCAAAGGAAGTCTGTGTACCATTTGATGAAATACTGCCATGGATCACAGAGAATGTGGACAAGAAACTTAGCGATTCAATAAAAAGATGCTGTGATGACAGACCAAATAAAAGAGCTTCGAAGAAGATCAAATGGTTGCCTTATAATTCAAGGTTTCGCTATGTGCTTTCAAAAGAGCTAACAGAGCAGCCATGGTGGGCGTAA
- the LOC140970157 gene encoding uncharacterized protein isoform X1, with amino-acid sequence MSKRNKENNGSIVEEDKERANGDSSARVSSYALHRRSKSSSEKNFNPPTVGDSYFTRKDFHQSSDIVPCTSSCKASPLHKNFSIKDDISNQRASLEQDIDQLQLRLQQERSMRGVLERAMGRASSTLSPGHHHFAAQTKELIAEIELLEEEVAKREHHVLSLYRGVFEHVSRSASEHNSVVTSPAHVKSESRKHPSIISSAFCSSKKFPLRNFHSLATINDSGKRSLLQSKTRHISLLNTKESMHFEKSFSIKVPTTSKNYAPRMLKDHLYQCPSKLAEEMVRCMTAVYCLLRSTSASEEQNQSHPSSKSSIGAILPQWSGGEGKDWSTKSTVEIPWISKDKSRFSRASYAISNYRVLVEQLEKVNVRKMDANAQVAFWINLYNSLVMHAYLAFGVPHNSLRRLALFHKAAYNVGGHVISANMIEQSIFCYRTPRIGQWLETVLSTALWKKSGEERKIIWSKYRIQDLQPLVCFALCTGASSDPMLNVYTAPNIKVELEAAKREFLQANIVVEKSKKILLPKLVEKYAKEVCVPFDEILPWITENVDKKLSDSIKRCCDDRPNKRASKKIKWLPYNSRFRYVLSKELTEQPWWA; translated from the exons TTCTTCCGAGAAGAACTTCAATCCCCCAACAGTTGGAGATTCTTATTTCACGAGGAAGGACTTCCATCAATCGTCT GATATTGTGCCTTGTACCAGTAGCTGTAAGGCAAGCCCACTTCACAAGAACTTTAGCATCAAGGATGACATTTCAAATCAAAGAGCCTCCTTGGAACAAGAT ATCGACCAATTACAACTACGCCTGCAGCAGGAGAGGTCTATGCGTGGGGTTCTTGAGAGGGCAATGGGAAGAGCTTCTAGTACATTATCTCCTGGGCATCATCATTTTGCTGCTCAG ACAAAAGAGTTGATAGCTGAAATAGAATTGCTCGAAGAAGAGGTTGCAAAGCGCGAACACCACGTCCTCTCTCTCTACAGGGGCGTATTTGAACACGTTAGTCGGTCGGCTTCAGAGCATAACTCTGTTGTTACCTCTCCTGCACATGTAAAGAGTGAATCAAGGAAACATCCAAGTATCATTTCAAGTGCCTTCTGCTCCTCaaaaaaattccctttaagAAATTTCCACTCTCTGGCTACCATAAATGATTCAGGAAAAAGAAGTTTGTTGCAGTCAAAAACAAGGCATATTTCACTACTTAATACAAAAGAGAGCATGCATTTCGAGAAAAGTTTTTCGATCAAG GTACCGACCACAAGTAAAAATTATGCACCGCGAATGCTAAAAGATCACCTCTACCAATGCCCCAGTAAGTTGGCAGAGGAAATGGTTAGGTGCATGACGGCTGTTTACTGCTTGCTTCGAAGTACATCAGCTAGCGAAGAACAAAACCAATCTCATCCATCATCGAAGTCATCTATTGGTGCTATACTTCCACAATGGAGTGGTGGAGAAGGGAAAGATTGGTCAACCAAATCAACAGTTGAAATACCTTGGATATCAAAAGATAAGAGTCGTTTCTCTCGAGCATCATATGCCATCAGCAATTACAG AGTTCTGGTGGAACAGCTTGAAAAAGTTAATGTGCGGAAGATGGATGCCAATGCTCAAGTAGCATTTTGGATCAACTTATACAATTCCTTGGTTATGCAT GCATATTTGGCTTTTGGGGTACCTCACAACTCGCTCAGAAGGTTAGCATTGTTTCACAAG GCCGCTTATAATGTTGGTGGTCATGTGATCAGCGCAAATATGATTGAGCAGTCAATATTTTGTTATCGGACACCTCGAATAGGACAG TGGTTGGAGACTGTTTTATCAACTGCTTTGTGGAAAAAATCTggagaggaaagaaaaattATCTGGTCAAAATACAGGATTCAAGATTTGCAACCACTCGTTTGTTTTGCACTGTGTACAGGAGCTTCTTCTGATCCCATG TTGAACGTTTATACGGCACCCAATATCAAAGTAGAGTTGGAAGCGGCAAAAAGAGAGTTCCTTCAAGCCAATATAGTAGTAGAGAAGTCCAAAAAGATACTTCTGCCCAAACTCGTCGAAAAGTATGCAAAGGAAGTCTGTGTACCATTTGATGAAATACTGCCATGGATCACAGAGAATGTGGACAAGAAACTTAGCGATTCAATAAAAAGATGCTGTGATGACAGACCAAATAAAAGAGCTTCGAAGAAGATCAAATGGTTGCCTTATAATTCAAGGTTTCGCTATGTGCTTTCAAAAGAGCTAACAGAGCAGCCATGGTGGGCGTAA
- the LOC140970157 gene encoding uncharacterized protein isoform X3: MHMDRSAFDTETKAYFINSPWTLTIHNFFGKLFHMPKTKELIAEIELLEEEVAKREHHVLSLYRGVFEHVSRSASEHNSVVTSPAHVKSESRKHPSIISSAFCSSKKFPLRNFHSLATINDSGKRSLLQSKTRHISLLNTKESMHFEKSFSIKVPTTSKNYAPRMLKDHLYQCPSKLAEEMVRCMTAVYCLLRSTSASEEQNQSHPSSKSSIGAILPQWSGGEGKDWSTKSTVEIPWISKDKSRFSRASYAISNYRVLVEQLEKVNVRKMDANAQVAFWINLYNSLVMHAYLAFGVPHNSLRRLALFHKAAYNVGGHVISANMIEQSIFCYRTPRIGQWLETVLSTALWKKSGEERKIIWSKYRIQDLQPLVCFALCTGASSDPMLNVYTAPNIKVELEAAKREFLQANIVVEKSKKILLPKLVEKYAKEVCVPFDEILPWITENVDKKLSDSIKRCCDDRPNKRASKKIKWLPYNSRFRYVLSKELTEQPWWA, encoded by the exons ATGCATATGGATCGAAGTGCATTTGATACTGAGACCAAGGCTTATTTTATAAACAGTCCTTGGACCTTGACCATACATAATTTTTTCGGAAAACTTTTCCACATGCCCAAG ACAAAAGAGTTGATAGCTGAAATAGAATTGCTCGAAGAAGAGGTTGCAAAGCGCGAACACCACGTCCTCTCTCTCTACAGGGGCGTATTTGAACACGTTAGTCGGTCGGCTTCAGAGCATAACTCTGTTGTTACCTCTCCTGCACATGTAAAGAGTGAATCAAGGAAACATCCAAGTATCATTTCAAGTGCCTTCTGCTCCTCaaaaaaattccctttaagAAATTTCCACTCTCTGGCTACCATAAATGATTCAGGAAAAAGAAGTTTGTTGCAGTCAAAAACAAGGCATATTTCACTACTTAATACAAAAGAGAGCATGCATTTCGAGAAAAGTTTTTCGATCAAG GTACCGACCACAAGTAAAAATTATGCACCGCGAATGCTAAAAGATCACCTCTACCAATGCCCCAGTAAGTTGGCAGAGGAAATGGTTAGGTGCATGACGGCTGTTTACTGCTTGCTTCGAAGTACATCAGCTAGCGAAGAACAAAACCAATCTCATCCATCATCGAAGTCATCTATTGGTGCTATACTTCCACAATGGAGTGGTGGAGAAGGGAAAGATTGGTCAACCAAATCAACAGTTGAAATACCTTGGATATCAAAAGATAAGAGTCGTTTCTCTCGAGCATCATATGCCATCAGCAATTACAG AGTTCTGGTGGAACAGCTTGAAAAAGTTAATGTGCGGAAGATGGATGCCAATGCTCAAGTAGCATTTTGGATCAACTTATACAATTCCTTGGTTATGCAT GCATATTTGGCTTTTGGGGTACCTCACAACTCGCTCAGAAGGTTAGCATTGTTTCACAAG GCCGCTTATAATGTTGGTGGTCATGTGATCAGCGCAAATATGATTGAGCAGTCAATATTTTGTTATCGGACACCTCGAATAGGACAG TGGTTGGAGACTGTTTTATCAACTGCTTTGTGGAAAAAATCTggagaggaaagaaaaattATCTGGTCAAAATACAGGATTCAAGATTTGCAACCACTCGTTTGTTTTGCACTGTGTACAGGAGCTTCTTCTGATCCCATG TTGAACGTTTATACGGCACCCAATATCAAAGTAGAGTTGGAAGCGGCAAAAAGAGAGTTCCTTCAAGCCAATATAGTAGTAGAGAAGTCCAAAAAGATACTTCTGCCCAAACTCGTCGAAAAGTATGCAAAGGAAGTCTGTGTACCATTTGATGAAATACTGCCATGGATCACAGAGAATGTGGACAAGAAACTTAGCGATTCAATAAAAAGATGCTGTGATGACAGACCAAATAAAAGAGCTTCGAAGAAGATCAAATGGTTGCCTTATAATTCAAGGTTTCGCTATGTGCTTTCAAAAGAGCTAACAGAGCAGCCATGGTGGGCGTAA